The Falco peregrinus isolate bFalPer1 chromosome 1, bFalPer1.pri, whole genome shotgun sequence genome has a window encoding:
- the LOC101922262 gene encoding C2 calcium-dependent domain-containing protein 4C-like codes for MAPGFCRQPVLLQLLISTGEPRNDITGKWSCVLGWLPLRWLRSAAPPGGPPARLGMWLLEKLGTSRGRGALPSASSLGPPPGQDLPDKGRLGAAAFPNVLTPDRIPKFCIPPRLTGSASHQERSSEDVNLSVPSYCPSSSSPHLIQVESAEEIPVLEEESTNSDPRSQAALSLPHFPRAPTSYGFCTLLESPHTRRKESIFHGDPRGSLPSLMLSRSRANTFGGKGPMSRPIAISFASVRLPPQHPALRRQGACDSDTASSSDSSPFSSPLLSRSPPRPCSLVKAQSQEGFLYRALKAKSKSSMARNNSLSTEESSSTDNSPSAIRRASEGLLATRSFSMSCSPIFPLDLIRSRERLVGESTVVMDKGGKLRLSAEYCSENERLRVRLISAEGLYDDSVEPKNINCCITFSLVPGKTQKQRSTVIKRSRNPIFNEDFFFDGIAEEELYSLSVRMKAMNKGCNMKRDYTLGERDLSLMSMLSV; via the coding sequence GTGGCTTCGTTCCGCGGCTCCCCCCGGCGGCCCTCCTGCCCGGCTCGGGATGTGGCTCCTGGAAAAGCTCGGAACATCGCGCGGACGCGGAGCCCTCCCGAGCGCCTCCTCCCTGGGGCCGCCGCCCGGCCAGGACCTGCCCGACAAAGGCcgcctgggggctgctgcttttcccaatGTGCTCACCCCGGACAGAATCCCCAAATTCTGCATCCCCCCGCGGCTGACCGGCTCTGCCTCCCACCAGGAGCGCAGTTCAGAGGACGTGAATCTCAGTGTTCCCAGCTACTGCCCCAGCTCTTCTTCGCCACATCTCATTCAGGTGGAAAGTGCTGAAGAGATCCcggtgctggaggaggagagcacAAACTCGGACCCCCGGTCCCAAGCAGCGCTCTCCCTGCCTCACTTTCCCAGAGCCCCCACTTCCTACGGCTTCTGCACCTTGCTGGAGAGCCCCCACACCAGGAGAAAGGAGTCCATCTTCCACGGTGACCCACGAGgttccctgcccagcctgaTGCTGTCTCGATCCAGAGCCAACACGTTCGGTGGCAAAGGGCCAATGTCCCGTCCCATTGCTATCAGCTTTGCTTCCGTGAggctgcccccccagcaccccgctcTGCGCAGGCAAGGTGCCTGCGACAGCGATACCGCCTCCTCCAGCGACTCCTCTCCCTTCAGTTCTCCGCTTCTCAGCAGGTCACCTCCCAGACCCTGCTCCCTGGTCAAAGCACAAAGTCAGGAGGGATTTCTCTACCGGGCGCTGAAGGCCAAGAGCAAATCCAGCATGGCCAGGAACAACTCCCTCTCCACGGAGGAGAGCAGCTCCACTGATAACAGCCCCAGTGCCATCAGGCGGGCCTCGGAGGGGCTGCTTGCCACACGCAGCTTTAGCATGTCCTGTTCGCCCATCTTCCCCTTGGACCTCATCCGCAGCCGGGAGAGGCTGGTGGGAGAGAGCACTGTGGTAATGGACAAGGGAGGCAAGCTGAGGCTATCGGCCGAATACTGCTCGGAGAACGAAAGGCTGCGCGTCCGCCTGATCAGTGCAGAGGGTTTATACGATGACTCTGTAGAGCCCAAAAACATAAACTGCTGTATCACCTTCTCCCTGGTGccagggaaaacacagaaacagagaagcacTGTTATAAAGAGGAGCAGAAATCCCATCTTCAATGAGGACTTCTTTTTTGATGGCATTGCAGAAGAAGAGCTCTACAGCCTTTCTGTAAGGATGAAAGCAATGAATAAAGGGTGCAATATGAAACGGGACTACACCTTAGGAGAACGGGATTTGTCTTTGATGAGTATGTTGTCAGTGTAA